Proteins found in one Exiguobacterium sp. 9-2 genomic segment:
- a CDS encoding GNAT family N-acetyltransferase, translating into MLKQRELSDCADLFELMQHQDVYPYVRQKTRYFDEFLFTTKQAIEEEERGEIVSRTILDEFDQPIGTISLLDIEGQYGFLGTWLGKPYHGKGYNHLAKEAFFSELFFELGYESVFMKIRKSNIRSQKAAEKLPYAFCADELRPALLEQLNAGETQFTLYEVSKSSFHMYIHGRELETLYDHQQLEA; encoded by the coding sequence ATGCTCAAGCAACGGGAGCTGAGCGACTGCGCTGATTTGTTCGAACTGATGCAGCATCAAGACGTATATCCGTACGTCCGCCAAAAAACACGGTACTTTGATGAATTTCTGTTTACTACAAAGCAGGCAATCGAAGAGGAAGAACGTGGTGAAATCGTATCACGTACTATCCTAGATGAATTCGATCAACCGATTGGTACGATTAGTTTACTCGATATCGAAGGACAATATGGGTTTCTCGGTACATGGTTAGGTAAACCGTATCATGGTAAAGGATACAATCATTTAGCGAAAGAAGCCTTCTTCTCTGAGCTGTTCTTCGAGCTCGGATATGAGAGTGTCTTCATGAAAATTCGCAAAAGCAATATTCGGTCACAAAAAGCAGCTGAAAAATTGCCGTATGCGTTCTGTGCGGATGAGTTGCGCCCTGCGCTTCTTGAGCAATTGAATGCTGGCGAAACTCAGTTCACGCTGTATGAAGTCTCAAAATCTAGTTTCCACATGTACATTCATGGTCGGGAACTCGAAACACTATACGATCACCAACAACTCGAAGCATGA
- a CDS encoding amidohydrolase, which produces MDILIRNAHIYPITSDSFYGDIRIRDGKIIEIGELLDHLEDDQVIEAEGHFLLPGFIDAHTHLGLYDEGTGTVGNDANETIFAMTPHLRAIDGVYPLDEGFKEAVEHGITTVQVMPGSMNIIGGVTSVIKTHGRFIDDMILRKYAGLKVALGENPKRVHSAGRAGELTRMGIMGMLREAFLEVRTQPVSETFAHQMIKRVLDHKMPLRVHAHRADDILSAIRFAEEFDLDLRIEHCTEGHLVAKEMEQLPIEKVTVGPTFTRKSKIELKNKTWETYRILHEHGLEISITTDHPYTPVQYLNLCAGLAAREGLPVDVALRAITIHPARSLGVDDRVGSIEIGKDADLVLWSHFPLDYLAKPLMTMIDGKIIFEHAQLNLI; this is translated from the coding sequence TTGGATATCTTAATTCGAAATGCACATATCTATCCGATTACTTCGGACAGTTTTTACGGGGACATCCGCATTCGTGATGGGAAAATCATTGAAATCGGTGAATTACTGGATCATTTAGAAGACGATCAAGTCATTGAAGCAGAAGGTCACTTTTTATTGCCCGGTTTCATCGATGCCCATACACATCTCGGATTATATGACGAAGGTACCGGAACCGTCGGAAATGATGCGAATGAGACGATTTTCGCGATGACTCCTCATCTGCGTGCCATTGATGGCGTCTATCCGCTGGATGAAGGCTTTAAGGAAGCTGTCGAACACGGAATCACGACCGTTCAAGTCATGCCGGGTAGCATGAACATCATCGGTGGCGTCACGAGTGTCATCAAAACGCACGGACGGTTCATCGATGATATGATTCTTCGAAAGTATGCGGGTCTGAAGGTGGCACTTGGTGAAAACCCAAAGCGTGTCCATAGTGCTGGTCGTGCTGGTGAACTGACACGGATGGGCATCATGGGGATGTTGCGCGAAGCTTTTCTTGAAGTTCGAACGCAACCGGTTTCCGAAACATTCGCCCATCAAATGATCAAACGGGTCCTCGATCACAAGATGCCGCTCCGTGTACACGCACATCGAGCAGATGATATCCTTTCCGCCATTCGTTTCGCGGAAGAGTTTGATCTTGATTTACGCATCGAACATTGTACGGAAGGTCATCTCGTCGCAAAAGAGATGGAACAATTACCGATCGAAAAAGTGACGGTCGGACCAACCTTTACGCGAAAGTCTAAAATCGAACTGAAGAATAAGACATGGGAAACGTACCGGATTCTTCACGAACATGGTCTTGAAATCTCGATTACGACCGATCATCCATACACGCCTGTCCAATACTTGAACCTCTGTGCTGGTCTTGCCGCACGAGAAGGTCTACCGGTCGATGTCGCCTTACGCGCGATCACGATCCATCCAGCCCGTTCGCTTGGTGTGGACGATCGGGTCGGATCGATTGAGATCGGAAAAGACGCGGATCTCGTCCTGTGGAGTCACTTCCCACTCGACTATTTAGCGAAGCCGCTCATGACGATGATCGATGGAAAAATCATTTTCGAACACGCTCAACTGAACTTGATTTAA
- a CDS encoding TIGR01777 family oxidoreductase, with protein MNIAITGGTGMIGQALTKRLLEQGHHIFILTRHPKANDAHVTYIKWMTEDAKPEQHLEGVDAFIHLAGASINDGRWTDERKRVILDSRVSTTKELVRIVEALDQKPNVVLSASAVGIYGQDRHQTFSEDQSLPPTADFLSHVCVAWEDLARPIADAGIRLVHPRIGVVLTKAGGAYPLMRLPYVLFGGGTMGDGKQWVSWVHIDDLVELFLFALETPTVEGPLNITAPHPETMRRFGQTVGKVLHRPHWLPAPRFALELALGEKSTIVLEGARVVPKKALENGYKFRYAELKDALRAIEHSN; from the coding sequence ATGAACATTGCGATTACCGGTGGAACCGGTATGATTGGTCAAGCCTTGACGAAGCGTTTATTAGAGCAAGGACATCACATATTTATCTTGACGCGTCATCCGAAAGCGAACGATGCGCATGTCACATATATCAAGTGGATGACAGAAGACGCAAAACCGGAACAGCACTTAGAGGGCGTCGATGCATTCATTCATCTTGCTGGTGCTTCGATCAACGACGGACGTTGGACGGATGAACGTAAACGCGTCATTCTCGACAGCCGCGTCAGTACGACGAAGGAGCTCGTGCGAATCGTTGAAGCACTCGATCAAAAACCAAATGTCGTTTTGTCTGCTTCTGCGGTTGGCATTTACGGACAAGATCGGCATCAAACCTTCTCTGAAGATCAATCCCTTCCACCGACCGCTGACTTCTTAAGTCATGTCTGTGTTGCGTGGGAAGATCTTGCTCGTCCGATTGCTGACGCCGGCATTCGACTCGTCCATCCACGAATTGGTGTCGTCTTGACGAAAGCCGGTGGCGCTTATCCGTTAATGCGTCTCCCTTATGTCTTGTTTGGTGGTGGGACGATGGGCGACGGTAAACAATGGGTCTCCTGGGTCCACATCGATGATCTAGTCGAGTTATTCCTATTCGCGCTCGAGACCCCGACAGTCGAAGGACCGCTGAACATCACTGCTCCTCATCCGGAAACGATGCGTCGTTTCGGCCAGACGGTCGGAAAAGTCTTACATCGCCCACACTGGCTCCCGGCGCCACGCTTCGCGTTAGAACTCGCACTTGGTGAAAAGAGTACGATTGTACTAGAAGGAGCTCGTGTTGTTCCGAAAAAAGCGCTCGAAAACGGATACAAGTTTCGGTATGCTGAACTAAAGGATGCGTTACGAGCAATCGAGCATTCAAACTAG
- a CDS encoding RecX family transcriptional regulator produces MKIKRISTQKKNSERFNIYVERDGKEEYAFAVDVDILIKYNLQRDKELDDDFVKEVLTAEEQQKAYRLSLNHLSYRMRATSEVVAYLTEKETPEHAIKHAIERLTEQRYLDDQQFALAYTATKKATTPQGPGRIRRDLEALKIPKTAIDEAIVTFTDEEEYEKVLKFLRQKQKELQRRSMRELTQKLQMTLMQRGFSSDLINAGIEEVFRAEEGDEEEQAALYQARKYYPKYRQLEPFEREQKVKQALVRKGFPYGLAAQVLEQVKEEEAE; encoded by the coding sequence ATGAAGATCAAACGGATCTCGACACAGAAAAAGAACAGCGAACGATTTAATATCTATGTCGAGCGTGATGGCAAAGAAGAGTATGCCTTTGCCGTAGACGTCGATATTTTAATCAAATACAATCTGCAACGCGATAAAGAACTCGATGATGACTTCGTCAAGGAAGTATTGACGGCTGAAGAACAGCAGAAAGCATATCGTCTCTCATTGAATCATTTATCGTACCGCATGCGGGCGACGAGTGAAGTCGTCGCGTATTTAACAGAGAAAGAGACACCGGAGCATGCGATCAAACATGCAATCGAGCGATTGACAGAGCAACGCTATCTAGATGATCAACAGTTCGCACTTGCTTATACGGCAACGAAAAAAGCGACGACACCACAAGGACCTGGACGGATTCGCCGCGACCTTGAGGCATTGAAGATACCGAAGACAGCGATTGATGAAGCGATCGTGACGTTTACGGATGAAGAGGAATACGAAAAAGTCCTGAAGTTTTTGCGGCAAAAGCAAAAAGAGCTGCAACGGCGTTCCATGCGGGAACTGACGCAAAAGCTACAGATGACACTCATGCAACGCGGTTTCTCGTCCGACTTGATCAACGCGGGTATCGAAGAGGTGTTCCGAGCTGAAGAAGGGGACGAAGAAGAACAAGCGGCCCTTTATCAAGCGCGTAAGTATTATCCGAAATATCGACAACTTGAACCGTTCGAGCGTGAACAAAAGGTGAAGCAAGCACTTGTTCGAAAAGGATTTCCATACGGTTTAGCAGCTCAAGTCCTTGAACAAGTCAAAGAAGAAGAAGCAGAATGA